Proteins found in one Pseudomonas sp. P8_241 genomic segment:
- a CDS encoding efflux RND transporter permease subunit, giving the protein MGNIKQDAMPVIRELRDFDQRSGNLLERLVFNYRPLFMLLMALATVVLGFMAVTRLELRPSFEKMIPQSQPYIQNFLENRASLRGLGNSVRVVVENTQGDIFDPAYLDVLKQVNDQLFLTEGVDRAWMKSLWSPAVRWTEVTEDGFQGGPVMPDSYQGSPSDIEQLRQNISRAGIVGSLVASDFKSTMLIVPLMDKAAAGGQRINYHAFSQMLEEQLRDKIEYAGDSAARKSGVEGSGHYKVRVIGFAKLMGDLIDGLIQVMMFFGLAVVTSLIIIYAYTRCVRSTLLVVGCSLVAVVWQLGIVAWLGYAIDPYSVLVPFLIFAIGVSHAAQKMNGIMQDIARGTHKLIAARYTFRRLFIAGVTALLADAVGFAVLMLIDIPVIQDLAITASIGVAVLIFTSLLLMPVALSYVGVGAKAAERALKIDNRAEKHKGFGKLWDALDRFTTAKWATGAVLVAVLMGIGGFVVSLDLKIGDLESGAPELRADSRYNRDNAYITQHYALSSDLFAVMIKTAPEGCLNYKTLVLADRLAWELQQYPGVQATSSLVNAVRQITAGTYEGNPKLNSIQRNQDVLNYAAQQASVNSPELFNTDCSLMPVIAFLKDHKAETLDAVVAIADKFAKENSTEDRQFLLAAGSAGIEAATNIVVREANHTMLLYVYAAVTLFCLITFRSWRATLVALLPLVLTSILCEALMVAMGIGVKVATLPVIALGVGIGVDYALYLLSVQLHFQRQGLPLSEAYRNAVSFTGRVVGLVGITLAAGVVCWVWSPIKFQADMGILLTFMFLWNMLGALILIPALSYFLLRTPVLERNDATDADDAPTDNTDTTQRPGMPNALTISE; this is encoded by the coding sequence ATGGGCAATATCAAACAAGACGCCATGCCGGTGATTCGCGAACTGCGCGATTTCGACCAACGCTCCGGCAACCTCCTCGAACGGCTGGTGTTCAACTACCGCCCGCTGTTCATGCTGCTGATGGCGCTGGCCACCGTGGTCCTGGGTTTCATGGCCGTGACGCGCCTGGAGTTGCGGCCAAGCTTCGAAAAAATGATTCCGCAGAGCCAGCCCTACATCCAGAACTTCCTGGAAAACCGCGCTTCACTGCGCGGCCTGGGCAACTCGGTGCGGGTGGTGGTCGAGAACACCCAGGGCGATATTTTCGACCCCGCTTACCTCGATGTGCTCAAGCAGGTCAACGACCAGCTGTTCCTCACCGAAGGCGTCGACCGTGCGTGGATGAAGTCGCTGTGGAGCCCGGCCGTGCGCTGGACCGAAGTCACCGAGGACGGTTTCCAGGGTGGCCCGGTGATGCCCGACAGTTATCAGGGCTCGCCTTCGGACATTGAACAGCTGCGCCAGAACATCTCCCGTGCCGGTATCGTCGGCAGCCTGGTGGCCAGCGATTTCAAGTCGACCATGCTGATCGTGCCGCTGATGGACAAGGCCGCCGCCGGCGGCCAACGCATCAACTACCACGCCTTCTCGCAGATGCTCGAAGAGCAGTTGCGCGACAAGATCGAATACGCCGGCGACAGCGCGGCGCGTAAATCCGGGGTCGAAGGCAGCGGCCATTACAAAGTCCGGGTGATCGGCTTCGCCAAACTGATGGGCGACCTGATCGACGGCCTGATCCAGGTGATGATGTTCTTCGGCCTGGCCGTGGTCACCTCGCTGATCATCATCTATGCCTACACCCGTTGCGTGCGCAGCACCCTGCTGGTGGTCGGCTGCTCGCTGGTTGCGGTGGTCTGGCAACTGGGCATCGTCGCCTGGCTCGGTTACGCCATCGATCCGTACTCGGTGCTGGTGCCGTTCCTGATCTTCGCCATCGGCGTGTCCCACGCCGCGCAGAAGATGAACGGCATCATGCAGGACATCGCCCGTGGCACCCATAAACTGATCGCCGCGCGCTACACCTTCCGCCGTCTGTTCATCGCCGGGGTCACCGCGCTGCTGGCCGACGCCGTGGGCTTCGCGGTGCTGATGCTGATCGACATCCCGGTCATCCAGGACCTGGCGATCACCGCCAGCATCGGTGTCGCGGTGCTGATCTTCACCTCGCTGTTGCTGATGCCAGTGGCATTGTCTTACGTCGGTGTCGGCGCGAAAGCCGCCGAGCGTGCGCTGAAAATCGACAACCGCGCCGAGAAGCACAAAGGCTTCGGCAAACTGTGGGACGCGCTCGATCGCTTCACCACGGCCAAGTGGGCCACCGGCGCCGTGCTGGTCGCGGTGTTGATGGGCATCGGCGGTTTCGTGGTCAGCCTTGACCTGAAGATCGGCGATCTGGAAAGCGGGGCGCCGGAGCTGCGCGCCGACTCGCGCTACAACCGCGACAACGCCTACATCACCCAGCATTACGCGCTGTCCAGCGACCTGTTCGCGGTGATGATCAAGACCGCACCGGAAGGCTGTCTGAACTACAAGACCCTGGTGCTGGCCGATCGTCTGGCCTGGGAGCTGCAACAGTATCCGGGCGTGCAGGCGACCTCGTCGTTGGTCAACGCGGTACGCCAGATCACCGCCGGTACTTATGAAGGCAACCCCAAGCTCAACAGCATCCAGCGCAACCAGGACGTGCTCAACTACGCCGCGCAGCAAGCCTCGGTCAACTCCCCGGAGCTGTTCAACACCGACTGTTCGCTGATGCCGGTGATCGCCTTCCTCAAGGATCACAAGGCTGAAACCCTGGACGCCGTGGTGGCGATTGCCGACAAGTTCGCCAAGGAAAACAGCACCGAAGACCGCCAGTTCCTGCTCGCGGCCGGCAGCGCCGGGATCGAAGCGGCGACCAACATCGTGGTGCGCGAAGCCAACCACACCATGCTGTTGTACGTGTATGCAGCGGTGACCTTGTTCTGCCTGATCACCTTCCGCAGCTGGCGCGCCACGCTGGTGGCCCTGTTGCCGCTGGTGCTGACCTCGATCCTCTGCGAAGCCTTGATGGTGGCCATGGGCATCGGCGTGAAAGTCGCGACCCTGCCGGTGATCGCCCTCGGGGTGGGGATTGGCGTGGACTACGCCTTGTACCTGCTCAGTGTGCAGTTGCACTTCCAGCGCCAAGGCCTGCCGTTGTCCGAGGCCTACCGCAATGCCGTGTCGTTCACCGGCCGGGTGGTCGGGCTGGTGGGCATCACCCTCGCTGCTGGCGTGGTGTGCTGGGTCTGGTCGCCGATCAAGTTCCAGGCCGACATGGGCATCCTGCTGACCTTCATGTTCCTGTGGAACATGCTTGGTGCGCTGATTCTGATTCCTGCGCTTTCGTACTTCCTGTTGCGCACCCCGGTGCTGGAGCGCAATGACGCTACCGACGCCGACGATGCGCCAACCGACAACACCGATACCACTCAACGTCCCGGCATGCCCAATGCCCTGACTATTTCCGAGTAA
- a CDS encoding acyl-CoA dehydrogenase C-terminal domain-containing protein encodes MSDYKAPLRDMRFVLNEVFQVSRLWAQLPGLADVIDEETAAAILEEAGKISGEVIAPLNRASDEQGCTWNNGAVTAADGFAQAYQAFAEGGWVGVGGDPQYGGMGMPKAISAQVEEMVNSASLSFGLYPMLTAGACLSIKAHASEELKAAYLPNMYAGTWTGSMCLTEAHAGTDLGMIRTKAEPQADGSYAISGSKIFITGGEHDLTENIIHLVLARLPDAPAGPKGISLFLVPKVLVNADGSLGERNSLSCGSIEHKMGIKASATCVMNFDGATGWIVDAPNKGLAAMFTMMNYERLGVGIQGLAQGERSYQNAVAYARDRLQSRAPTGAQQKEKAADPIIVHPDVRRMLLTMKALNEGGRAFSSYVALQLDIAKYSDDPVARTRAQDLVSLLTPVAKAFLTDMGLETTLHGQMVFGGHGYIREWGQEQLVRDVRITQIYEGTNGIQSLDLAGRKIVGNGGSLYRLFASEIRDFTANASADLGEFTQPLNAAVDTLDDLTAWLLDRAQNNPNEIGAASVEYLHVFGYTAYAYMWARMAKAVMSGDAEDDFYTSKLATARFYFARLLPRIHSLSASAKAGSDCLFELQADQF; translated from the coding sequence ATGTCTGATTACAAAGCTCCTTTGCGCGATATGCGCTTCGTCCTCAACGAGGTTTTCCAGGTGTCCCGGCTGTGGGCACAATTGCCCGGCCTGGCCGACGTGATCGATGAAGAGACCGCCGCCGCCATCCTCGAAGAAGCCGGCAAGATCAGCGGTGAAGTGATTGCGCCCCTGAACCGCGCCAGCGACGAACAGGGCTGCACCTGGAACAATGGCGCGGTCACTGCCGCAGACGGTTTTGCCCAGGCGTATCAAGCCTTCGCAGAAGGCGGCTGGGTGGGTGTCGGTGGTGATCCGCAGTACGGCGGCATGGGCATGCCCAAGGCGATTTCGGCCCAGGTCGAAGAGATGGTCAACTCGGCCAGCCTGTCGTTCGGCCTGTACCCGATGCTGACCGCCGGCGCCTGTCTGTCGATCAAGGCCCACGCCAGCGAAGAACTCAAAGCCGCTTACTTGCCGAACATGTACGCCGGCACCTGGACCGGTTCGATGTGCCTGACCGAAGCCCATGCGGGCACCGATCTGGGCATGATCCGCACCAAGGCCGAACCTCAGGCTGACGGCAGCTACGCGATCAGCGGCAGCAAGATTTTCATCACCGGCGGCGAGCACGATCTCACCGAAAACATCATCCATCTGGTACTGGCGCGCCTGCCCGATGCACCGGCCGGACCGAAAGGCATTTCGCTGTTCCTGGTGCCCAAAGTGCTGGTCAATGCCGACGGTTCGCTGGGCGAACGCAACTCGCTGTCCTGCGGCTCCATCGAACACAAGATGGGCATCAAGGCATCGGCCACGTGCGTGATGAACTTCGATGGCGCCACCGGCTGGATCGTCGACGCACCGAACAAAGGTCTGGCGGCGATGTTCACCATGATGAACTACGAGCGTCTGGGCGTCGGCATCCAGGGCCTGGCCCAGGGCGAGCGCTCCTATCAGAACGCCGTCGCCTACGCCCGTGACCGTCTGCAAAGCCGTGCACCGACCGGCGCGCAGCAAAAGGAAAAAGCCGCCGACCCGATCATCGTCCACCCGGACGTGCGCCGCATGCTGCTGACCATGAAAGCCTTGAATGAAGGCGGTCGTGCGTTCTCCAGCTACGTGGCGCTGCAACTGGACATCGCCAAGTACAGCGATGACCCGGTTGCCCGCACCCGTGCGCAGGACCTTGTGTCGCTGCTGACGCCTGTCGCCAAGGCGTTCCTCACCGACATGGGCCTGGAAACCACCCTGCATGGTCAGATGGTTTTTGGCGGCCATGGCTACATCCGCGAGTGGGGCCAGGAACAACTGGTGCGCGACGTGCGCATCACCCAGATCTACGAAGGCACCAACGGCATCCAGTCCCTGGACCTGGCCGGTCGCAAGATCGTCGGCAACGGCGGTTCGCTCTACCGTCTGTTCGCCTCGGAAATCCGCGACTTCACCGCCAATGCCAGCGCTGATCTTGGCGAGTTCACCCAGCCGTTGAATGCTGCCGTGGACACCCTCGACGACCTGACCGCGTGGCTGCTGGACCGGGCACAAAACAACCCGAACGAAATCGGCGCGGCCTCGGTCGAGTACCTGCACGTGTTCGGCTACACCGCGTATGCCTACATGTGGGCGCGCATGGCCAAGGCCGTCATGAGTGGCGATGCCGAGGACGATTTTTACACCAGCAAACTGGCTACCGCGCGTTTCTACTTCGCCCGCTTGCTGCCACGTATCCACTCGTTGAGCGCATCGGCCAAGGCCGGCAGTGACTGTCTCTTCGAGCTGCAAGCCGATCAGTTCTGA